Proteins encoded by one window of Candidatus Hydrogenedens sp.:
- a CDS encoding DNA methyltransferase, whose product MINRAQDISISWTYKKNDNSKKNTLILLDNVQFIYELALAQLELEALNINFQVTNGLREFKLLGIENVNEIIKRTAYFKMVAGNYTDYFRIIQKNNTRSVNQYLTHWIYPYKGKFHPQMIRVLLNIIGLKEGDIVLDPFIGSGTTAVEAQLLGINCLGIDISPLCVLQSKVKTESVEAIDEIEKIKKNILNKINTDLFNQESKSFLQVVDSLVDEKVRNFYKMAYLVAVSDNARRGRNFEQSFYKNIELMIKSVRDFRDITRELKLNLGWVDIKIGESRNLPLENNSIDGIITSPPYSIALDYVSNDAHALKVLGYELSEIREKFVGVRGRGQERINLYNQDMKKSYEEMHRVLKPKRFAAIVIGNATYMGEEIKTVEFTIDYCQKIGFRLVKNIDKIIFGLYNVMQKENILIFEKL is encoded by the coding sequence ATGATTAATAGAGCTCAAGATATTAGCATTTCCTGGACATATAAGAAGAACGATAACAGCAAAAAAAATACTCTTATCCTTTTAGATAATGTTCAGTTCATATATGAACTAGCTCTTGCTCAATTAGAACTTGAAGCCTTGAATATCAATTTTCAAGTAACAAACGGTTTAAGGGAATTTAAACTTTTGGGCATCGAAAATGTAAATGAGATCATTAAAAGAACAGCTTACTTTAAGATGGTTGCAGGAAATTATACAGATTATTTCCGGATTATCCAAAAAAATAATACTCGGTCAGTAAATCAATATTTAACTCACTGGATTTATCCATACAAAGGGAAATTTCACCCTCAAATGATAAGAGTTCTTTTAAATATTATAGGGTTAAAAGAGGGCGATATTGTACTTGATCCATTTATTGGTAGTGGCACAACAGCAGTGGAAGCACAATTATTGGGGATTAATTGTCTCGGGATAGATATTTCACCCTTGTGCGTATTACAAAGCAAAGTTAAAACAGAAAGTGTAGAAGCTATAGATGAGATTGAAAAGATTAAAAAAAATATTCTAAACAAAATTAACACCGATCTTTTTAATCAAGAAAGCAAATCATTCTTACAAGTGGTTGATTCATTAGTTGATGAAAAAGTTAGAAATTTTTACAAAATGGCTTATTTAGTAGCAGTGAGTGATAATGCCAGAAGAGGAAGAAATTTTGAGCAATCATTTTATAAAAATATAGAGTTAATGATTAAATCGGTTAGAGATTTTAGAGACATCACCAGAGAATTAAAATTAAACTTAGGGTGGGTTGATATCAAAATTGGCGAATCTCGAAATTTACCTTTAGAAAATAATAGTATCGACGGAATAATCACTTCACCCCCTTATTCAATTGCTTTAGACTATGTATCAAATGACGCCCACGCTTTAAAAGTATTAGGGTATGAACTATCGGAAATCAGAGAAAAGTTTGTTGGAGTAAGGGGTCGTGGTCAAGAAAGAATTAATTTATATAATCAGGATATGAAAAAGAGTTACGAAGAAATGCATCGGGTTCTTAAACCAAAAAGGTTTGCCGCTATAGTAATTGGTAATGCTACTTACATGGGCGAAGAAATTAAAACTGTTGAATTTACAATTGATTATTGTCAAAAAATCGGTTTTAGATTGGTTAAAAATATAGATAAAATAATTTTTGGTCTATATAATGTAATGCAAAAAGAAAATATTTTAATATTTGAAAAACTTTAA